The following is a genomic window from Parabacteroides johnsonii DSM 18315.
AGATAATAGTTGTCTTCTCCTGATCGAAATCACTTTTACGCAGGCGATCACTCCATACACCACCCAAATACCAGCGCGATGCTTTGTTCTGCTGAGACACCAGAAAATCCACCCCGCGTGAAAGGACCGTGCTTCCCGTCAGGTTCACCATACCACTAAAACCATGCTGGGCGTGTTTCTTTGTTACGATATTGATGATCCCTACATCTCCTCCCGTATCGTGACGAGCCGAAGGTGTAGTGATGATTTCTATATTCTCGATATGTCCCGCGGGAATCTGCTCCAAAGCCTGAGTACCGCTGAATACACTCGGTTTGCCATCTACATAGACCGTGAAACCGGTACTTCCACGAAAACTGACCTCTCCTTCCGCATCCACGCGTATGGAGGGCGTATTTTCCAGGATATCGACAGCCGATCCCCCTCCGGCAAGCAGGTTCGAAGAGGCTTCGATCACTTTCTTGTCCAATTTATAAATCACTTGCTTTTTCTGTGCTACTACTTCGACTTCCGCTAATCCCACTTCCAAGGGTTTCATGGCGATCATCCCTAAATCTACAGCTTTCGAAACCGCGTCTAAAACAATACCCGGTCGGTTATACAGATCGTAACCGACCAAGCGTACCAAAAGGTTATACTTTCCATCTTTCACATCGGCAATACGAAACGTACCGTCAGGGTCGGGCAAAGCATGGAATACTGGATTAACGTCTCCTTCACGAAAAAGGAGGACATCGGCAAAATCAATCGGTTGGTTGTTATTGGCATCGACTATTTTCCCTTTTATACGGAAGCCTGGGGCCGCCATGACAGAATAGCTAATACACAATAAGGTCAACAAGAGACAAAAACACTTCTTCATTTCCTACATTGGTTTGTTAACAATGCTGCGAAGATAGGATTTTCGTACGAAAGAAATCGTATATTTGCATATATAAATCACCATTTAACATGGCATCAGCAAGAAAAATCATTATCATCGGAGCTACTTCAGGCATCGGATACGAGATCACTCAACTGTACCGTAAGCAGGGATGGCGGATCGGGATTGCCGGACGACGGACGGAATTGCTCGCAAAAATCCGGTCGGAAGCACCTGACCAAATCGAAACGGCACAAATAGACATAACTTGTCAGGATGCCCCGAACAAATTAGCGGAGTTAATCGATAAAGTCGGCGGAATGGATGTCTTCTTGCTTAGTTCCGGAATCGGCAGCCAGAATCGGGACCTGAATCCCGACATAGAATTATCAACGGTCCAGACAAATACGGTCGGTTTCACCCGAATGGTCGTTGCCGCATACGACTACTTTAAAAGGCAAGGCGGCGGCCAATTAGCCGTGATCAGTTCCATCGCCGGTACAAAAGGATTGGGAGCCGCTCCTTCCTATTCCGCAACCAAGCGCTACCAGAATACTTATATCGAGGCACTCGACCAGTTGGCACGGATGGAAAAGCTCCCGATCGTATTCACGGATATCCGCCCCGGATTTGTAAAGACAGATCTGTTGAAAAACGATAAATACCCGATGCTGATGTCTCCGCAATATGTTGCCCGAAAAATAGTAAAGGCAATCGAACGGAAGAAACGACACTCCGTAATCGACTGGAAATATGCTGTTTTAGTATTTCTATGGAAGTTGATTCCCAACGTTGTATGGAGGCGATTACCCATCCACAATTAGCATTTGTATATCATCCGGGCAATCCCTACCTTTGTGTCCTATTTATAAATATGCACAAATAAACAATGGGATTATTCATTAAAAAGCCTTTGGAAGCCTTGCAGGCCGAAGCCAATCAAACGGGAAGTAAATCATTAAAACGGGTATTAGGCCCCTGGAGTCTGGTCGCACTCGGTGTGGGAGTCATTATCGGAGCCGGACTTTTCTCCATAACCGGAACAGTCGCCGCCGGATATACAGGACCGGCCATTACACTTTCATTCGCCATTGCCGCAATCGGATGTTGCTTTGCCGGACTTTGTTATGCAGAGTTTGCTTCGATGATTCCGGTTGCCGGGAGTGCCTATACATACTCATACGCGACGATGGGCGAACTGATCGCTTGGATTATCGGTTGGGATTTGGTTTTAGAATATACGGTTGCTGCAACGACGGTCAGCATCAGCTGGAGCCGTTATCTCGTCGTCTTTTTGGAAGGGATCGGAATCAACCTTCCGACAGCTTTCACCGCCTGCCCCTGGGATGGAGGGATTGTCAATATCCCGGCATTCCTGATCGTTGTCCTGATGAGTATCTTTCTGATCCGCGGGACGGAAGGGAGTTCTATCTTTAACGGGATCATCGTCTTTCTGAAAGTGTCGGTCGTCCTGATATTCGTCTTTTTAGGATGGAAATATATCAATACGGACAATTACATACCTTATATTCCGGCAAACACTGGTACGTTAGGCGAATATGGACTATCAGGTGTCCTACGCGGAGCGGCCATTGTGTTCTTCGCTTTTTTAGGCTTCGATGCTGTCAGTACAGCTGCCCAGGAAGCCAAAAACCCCAAAAGGGATATGCCGATCGGAATCCTCGTCTCATTGCTTGTATGTACCATATTATATATGTTGTTCGCCCACGTCATGACAGGCGTAGCCCATTATTCCGAATTTGGCGGCCAACAGGGAATAGCTCCCGTGGCAATTGCGATAGGACATATGGGAGAAGTAGATGCTTCGGGTGTACTTCATCCGGATTACCCTTGGATGAATAAGGCAATCGTCCTTGCCATTTTATTCGGATATTGCTCAGTCATTATGGTGACATTGTTAGGGCAGAGTCGCGTTTTCCTCAGCATGAGCCACGACGGTCTGTTACCTCCGTTCTTTTCGCATATCAATGAAAAGTTCAGAACACCCGCCCGCAGCAATCTGCTGTTTATGGTACTCGTCGGTCTGCTGGCGGCTTTCGTTCCGGCACGCCTGGCAGGTGAAATGACCAGTATCGGAACCCTTTTCGCCTTTACGCTGGTTTGTGCAGGTGTGCTTGTGGTCAGGAAAACAATGCCCGATGTACATCGTGCTTTCAAGACTCCGTTGGTCCCGTTTGTTCCGGTTGCCGGGATCATCACTTGTCTGTGCATGATGCTTTTCCTACCGGCCGACACTTGGATCCGACTGGTGCTGTGGATGTTGATCGGGCTGGATATTTATGCCTGCTACGGCATCAAACATAGCAAGCTGGAATACAATCAAGCCAACCGTCGCGGTCATCTGGCACTGAATATGATCGGGATCGTCCTTGCTATCCTTTGTGTGATCACGGGACTTTGGCATCAGCAAACCGTCGGTTGGGAAGAAAGTAAAGTCCTGCTGATCATCTCTTTTGTTTTTGCCTTTACGCATCTGGCCTTTTATATGGTCCGGATATGGAAGCAAACGACTAAAGTTTTTTAATCATTTTTTATATGAACTCAAACGAACGCGACTTGTATAATAACAAAAAGATATATAAATTTGCAGAAACAGTTCTACAGTGTAGAACTCACATTAATTAAACAAACTATTCCTAAGTTTAAGGTATTAGTCAACTTCAGTTTGTTTTTTATATAAACTGATTTGGTACAACCTCATCTACATGTGAATGTGGATGAGGTTTTTGTATTCAAATAAAGCATGGAATCCATAACAATGAGAGCATCCCGAACAGGAACGGGAGAAAGATACAAAAAAATAGTCCATATAATCAGCTTTTAAAACTAACTATATGGACTATCTGTGTACGCAGGATGAGACTTGAACTCACACGCCGTAACCGGCACTACCCCCTCAAAGTAGCGTGTCTACCAATTCCACCACCTGCGCGAGAAAAGGTGCCCAGAACAGGACTCGAACCTGCATGCCTCTCGACACACGCACCTGAAACGTGCGCGTCTACCAATTCCGCCACCTGGGCCTTTCTTCAGTACATTAAAAAAGCGGCCTCATACCGCCTCTGTTATCGATTTGAGCGGAAGACGGGACTCGAACCCGCGACCCTAACCTTGGCAAGGTTATGCTCTACCAACTGAGCTACTTCCGCGATAACGGGTGCAAAGATAGAGGTATTTTTTTATTTTCCAAAACCTGACTGCACTTTTTTTGTACTATTTTACAGTCCGCACCCGCTCAAAATCATATCTTACTTTAATCCAGTTGCTTCCATCCACATGTTTGCCATTAGCTGGCGACCGGGTAAATCTGGATGCACACCGTCATTCGACCAATAACGTGCCGGAGCCAGTTTCACCGCAGCATCGAATCCCGATTGGAAAGGTACGAATACAGTATTGAACTCCTCCGACAGTTTACGGGCGGATTTACGGAATTCATCGAACATCGGATACCATTTGGAATCTTCTATAGCCGTTCCGTCACGCAAAGTGAAAGGCTCGCAAAGGACAATTTGCGTATTCGGAAGTTTCTCTTTCGTATACTTCAACAAGGCGCGCAGATCGTTTTCGTATGTCTCGACCGTTCCTTTATAAGCATGTGTCAACGTATGCCAGTAATCATTCACCCCGATCAGGATACTTAGGACATCCGGCTGGAAAGCAAGGCAATCAATCTCCCAGCGTTCACGAAGCTGATAGACTTTATTGCCGCTGATACCGCGATTGTAAACCTTTGGCTGCAAAGCCGCTTTCTTCTCTAACAACTGAGTAGCGGTAAAGAGCACATAACCACTACCAAACTGTTCCATCGTATTGCAACGGTTACTATTCTTGTCTCGACCGCAGTCTGTGATGGAATCTCCCTGGAACAGGATCACACAATCTTTTTTCAGATTAATCTTCGGAGCATGTACAGATGTATTTTCTTTTACAGCGGCTTTTGCGATCTCCGGGATCATCAGGGTGCCGAACCCTGCCAATGCTCCCTTTTTAAGGAAGTCTCTTCTGGAATTCTTCATGGGTAGAAATAAGTTTATTTTATTACATTGATTGAATCGAATACAAAGATAGAAACTTTACAAAAAAACGTATCTTTGTTTCTTCATATTTTCAAAAAGAATAATTTACCATGTTTAGTAAAATAGTTGCGATAGAGCCGGTCAGTTTGATTCCCTCGGCAGAAAAAGCATTGCACACGTTTGCAAATGAAGTAGTGATGTACCCTGATATTCCAGTAGACGACGAGGAGATTGTCCGTCGCATCGGCGATGCCGACGCGGTGCTGCTGAGTTATACTTCGAGTATCCGCCGCGAGGTAATGGAAAGATGCCCCAATATCAAATATATCGGTATGTGCTGTTCACTTTACTCACCGGAAAGCGCCAACGTCGATATCATTTATGCCAACGAGCACGGTATCAAAGTCACAGGTATCCGGGATTACGGAGACGAAGGAGT
Proteins encoded in this region:
- a CDS encoding SGNH/GDSL hydrolase family protein, whose translation is MKNSRRDFLKKGALAGFGTLMIPEIAKAAVKENTSVHAPKINLKKDCVILFQGDSITDCGRDKNSNRCNTMEQFGSGYVLFTATQLLEKKAALQPKVYNRGISGNKVYQLRERWEIDCLAFQPDVLSILIGVNDYWHTLTHAYKGTVETYENDLRALLKYTKEKLPNTQIVLCEPFTLRDGTAIEDSKWYPMFDEFRKSARKLSEEFNTVFVPFQSGFDAAVKLAPARYWSNDGVHPDLPGRQLMANMWMEATGLK
- a CDS encoding SDR family NAD(P)-dependent oxidoreductase, whose amino-acid sequence is MASARKIIIIGATSGIGYEITQLYRKQGWRIGIAGRRTELLAKIRSEAPDQIETAQIDITCQDAPNKLAELIDKVGGMDVFLLSSGIGSQNRDLNPDIELSTVQTNTVGFTRMVVAAYDYFKRQGGGQLAVISSIAGTKGLGAAPSYSATKRYQNTYIEALDQLARMEKLPIVFTDIRPGFVKTDLLKNDKYPMLMSPQYVARKIVKAIERKKRHSVIDWKYAVLVFLWKLIPNVVWRRLPIHN
- a CDS encoding amino acid permease, whose amino-acid sequence is MGLFIKKPLEALQAEANQTGSKSLKRVLGPWSLVALGVGVIIGAGLFSITGTVAAGYTGPAITLSFAIAAIGCCFAGLCYAEFASMIPVAGSAYTYSYATMGELIAWIIGWDLVLEYTVAATTVSISWSRYLVVFLEGIGINLPTAFTACPWDGGIVNIPAFLIVVLMSIFLIRGTEGSSIFNGIIVFLKVSVVLIFVFLGWKYINTDNYIPYIPANTGTLGEYGLSGVLRGAAIVFFAFLGFDAVSTAAQEAKNPKRDMPIGILVSLLVCTILYMLFAHVMTGVAHYSEFGGQQGIAPVAIAIGHMGEVDASGVLHPDYPWMNKAIVLAILFGYCSVIMVTLLGQSRVFLSMSHDGLLPPFFSHINEKFRTPARSNLLFMVLVGLLAAFVPARLAGEMTSIGTLFAFTLVCAGVLVVRKTMPDVHRAFKTPLVPFVPVAGIITCLCMMLFLPADTWIRLVLWMLIGLDIYACYGIKHSKLEYNQANRRGHLALNMIGIVLAILCVITGLWHQQTVGWEESKVLLIISFVFAFTHLAFYMVRIWKQTTKVF